Genomic DNA from Theileria equi strain WA chromosome 4 map unlocalized gcontig_1105316255033, whole genome shotgun sequence:
ATCTCCAAATGCAGTACAGATATTAGGGTTCAGGATATTGAAGTTGATATGTACCCTATCCAGGCGTTTGATGTCTATGATTCCGTCTATTTTGTTCTATTTTCTGAAAGTAAATGCGGACTATATACATGGGATAACTTTAGGCTTAAACAAGTTGTCTCGTGGGTATTGATTCCCCGTGGAGAGCCAATTTATCACTTTTCTAGGTGGTGTGATGGCAAAAGTTTTTGCCTTGTCTCAGGTTGGGCAATGGACCCTGAAGATGAAGCTGGCATATTCCTGTACATTATTGAGGGAAAATGCACAAAGTGGATACAAGTTGGCCAGAACCTTTATGATGCACTTTTGGGGAAGAAATTTTCAATACCAAATGCACTGGATGATCCTAGCTCCATAGAATCATGCCATTTGTCTGGATTTAGTCTTTATTGGAAGCGAGATCAAGTAGAATTTCAGGTACCACTTTTCCCTTCCCTCTCTTCAAAGTATAGGGAACCCCAAAGTGTTTATCATCCAGAATTCATAGAAACGCTACTAGAGTTGGGACTAGGTGGAGTTGTCTGTAGAATTTTGGACAGGTTGACAAGTTTGTATCGCACCTTGATTACAGAATTAAAATCGCAGACATTTTGTAGCAAGAATAGTAATTTGCACTGTGACTGCATCGTATTCAAGGCTACACACTTGAAGTCATTTACTAGGATTACTGATGAAGTTGTAGCTGATGTTGGAAATACGATAAAGAGTTTGTATCCACAAAGTGGTGATCTTGGATTATCTATCAAACCCATGTGTCCAGTATCCACAGGGGTGGGGGCACAAGTGACTATTTCTGAACTATTAGTTTATCTAAGGGCTATAAGGTTGCCTGGGTTAACATGGGAAGAACAGTTTAAGTTGATTGACGTAATAATGCCACTGCAGGAATCTTTGGAATGCCCCAAGAGAAACATTGATTCTGCCTTGAATTTTATGGATTACAAAATTGAGGATTTTGATCATATGGAAACGTCCATATCCCTAGTGGAACGGGATACGGAAAGATGCAGGCTGTCTGCAAATGCATCAAAACTTGAGGAGAGTGCGGCCGCTGTTTCAGACATGGTCGCCACCGGGACGGATTCTGCAATTTTGAATCTGGACAATATatccaaatttacagatGACGAATTTTGttcttgtaaatttgtGCAGCATGTAAAAAGTGGAAGAGAGTCTCAAGATATGATCTTATGGGCTTTATTATGCCATGATGATTCTGAACTTTTACGCAAGGTGATGTTGCATATAGAGGGACCAATACCGCTCAAGAAACTTGGAGTTGGGTTTTGGGCTACGAGCCAGAGCTGCATTGATGCTCTATGTAAGGAGATTGAGAGTGGTTTTAAAGGCATAATTGCTAGTAGAGACGCAGGGCTTGTAGTGGAATCGTTTGATGAATTTGGGTTCTGGTCAATTGTTAGAAACAAGACAATGGTCTACAGTCACGTTTTGAAGGCCAAGGGATTTACCAAACTTGGAGATTTCCTGGCTAGCGATTTTACCCTGGATCAAAACAAGGAACGTGCTATAAAGAACGCATTTGCTCTTATCGGGAAAAGGAGATATTTGCTTGCTTGCGGCATCCTTGTACTTGCAGACAAACTCTCTGATGCGATCGATGTGTGTTTCCAGTATTTGGATGATCCACAACTTGCATTACTAATTTCTAGAGTCCGGGGCGGAGATGTGTCTTATGTCATTTCTaaaatggaagaatcaATGATTAAAAATGTACTCTTGTTCAAGATGAACAATACTCTCTTTTCACCGCTAGATGATGTGAAGGATataaagagtctcattGCTCTCTTATATACGGCGTTGCGTCTAAAGTTGACTGATGCTGAAAAGGTATCAACATGTCTACGCTCATGCTCAATGGAGTACTTTCAAAAGGGACTTTCACTTATTTCGCTTATTCTTCATAGTATAAATCCCGGAATTACGGAGGAATGGGATGCATTATTTACATCGGCGTGCATGTCACATGTAAGCAGGGATAGCTTAGACTGTAACATATTGTTGGAACTTGTGTCTGGTGATGGTACTGAGGAGTCTGTACCTGCATCAAGCGTATCGCTGCCAGGAGGATGTACTTCGCTCAATATTGACCAACAGTGGTCTACAATGTCCATCCTTGACAATTTTTCATATTTGGAACCATCGGAAATGGATCATCATTTGGATATCGATGGGCTTGAACTTCTTTTAGATATCAAGAAGCGACTGGGGATGGACATGTGTCTAAAAATGGACATTGGAAATATGCGTGCAATACaatattccaaagaatCAATTGACGCAGCTTTTACCGAGATTATGAGACAGTGCATTGGGTTTTTCGACTTTGGCGTGATTCCATATGAGCTTTTATCGCTGGTAATGCAAACTGTTAATCAGGGCGTTGTGGATACACCAATATGCCTTGTTTTATCAATATCCTCTCTCCTGGTGGTTGTTATTCATCATATAGATTTACTGGAGCAGGTTTACACTGGGCTACATGAACAACTCGTTATGCTAAACGAAATGGTTAAAGTTGGCCAAGGTATTGCAACTGACCATGTAACAAATTTCTTGAAAAGTCTAGTCAAGACAATTGAGCCTACACTCTTTGCAAACGAGTTGGTTGGCTTGTCCACAAGTTTTAACATTTTAGTTGTTTTGGAAGATAATAGCAGCAACTTTGACATTCACAAGTATTTTGGTACGTGTATCACATTCGCTCTCTTGGAAACTATCTTGGGGCTCTTTAGAAACTGGATGTACAAGGTTGTTAATGATACGGATTGGAGAGGACCGTGGATGGATCGTCTTTGTGTCTCAATTTCTCGCTACATTTTTAATTCTCAGTCTGAACTTCTAAAGTTGGCTCTGAATGcttcatcctccatttaTCCAATGATAAACTTAAAGTCTGACATAGCAAAGCCAATAGATTGCCAAATTGACGACCAAGAATACCACGTGTACGACTCGTTTATTAGCCGCTATATTGCATCAGTATATGGAACtgaatttgaaaagttgTGGAGGTTTTTACACTGCGGATTTAGAATATTTAGCATATTCAGCAAATGCCTTTCCCAGGAATCTGAAATACAGTACAATGACATTAGCGACGAAttgtatatggaaatgaaaaatCCATTCCAGGACACGCGTTGTGTGCCACTCATGATACCTCTAAAGTATATATTCTCCAAACCAATGATTTGGAGCAACGAGCTCATTTCAGCGGAAATCTTCCAGGCTAGGGAAAAGGAACATGCATTCTCAGCGCACTGTGCCATTTTGGATGTGCTACGCAGAACTAAATTTATAGCTCTTCACAACTCCAAGGGAAAATGCCTTTCAACGTTTTACACAATGCCAAATTCGACCATTTACGATAATATTAATTCGTTTTCGGCTCAAGTTATGCTAGAACCTCTGAATCCTGATCTTTACCTTATGATTTTGCTAAATTCGCATGGACGGCAACTAGCGTCGGTCTCTGgagaatttttaaatgcagtaattAGGGAAACGTATGAATCTATACACTCGTTTGATAGAAAGACGAGTAGCATTTATGCTCGTCTTGTTAGGTATCTTTCTGCTTATTGCAATGTGCATGTTGAGCAGATGTTTAGTATCAAGAAGTCGGGGGTTATTTCAAAGGTTTCTGAGCGTTTATCTTCTATATTTCAGTCTCATCGCACACAAAGCATAAAGACCGGTGGAGGGCCCTCTGGAGGTATTTCGGGACACCCAACGTGGCCAATTTATGCAATTGTGTATGGAGAGAGCATAGAGGGGCAAACTCCTGCGTACTCTGTTACTCTCCAGCACTCTGCTATTTTAGCCAGAACTTTTGCAAAAGAAATGAGGTATCCCTCGCAATATGGATTTGGAAATTCATCGTGCGATTGGAGCGTGTTTGGAGAAATCCATTCCATTTTATGGTCTGGTGATTCGCTTGCTGTTTTTGACCGAAATGGATGGCTCCTGATTTATTATATGAAAAACTTGTACTATTTGGGAACAGATGGAGGTGTTACAATGCCCCCAATTGCCTTTAGAACACATTATAACGCTAGTTTTATTACATGGCTGGGGGACTACTTTATAGCCACAATTGGAGATGGAATCAATGCAAATGCAATGCACTCTGAAATTACAATATTGGATACTAAAATTGAGGAAAAGGCAGTCAGGCATACCCTCTGTCCAgaggaagattttaaaaactttaGCCCCGCAGATGATTCAATCATTCTCCTCAAATCTGCAGGAAAGGTGGATGGTGATCAAACATTTAAACTTATAAGTGAACATTCTGTGCAGTGCATCTGCATTTGGGATCTTGTAGACTATAACAAGCACAATGTGCCTAAAATCAAAGTTTTAATTGTGGATACCTCTCAAATACcacaaaacatttttagaAAAAAGCAGAATGCATCTAAATTTACTTGCCTGCTACCAATCAAGGTACAGGTCCACGAATATGAAGGAGTCTGTCTGGAACATgatattttgatttttGACAGTTGCGGCATCATGCGCCTCTTTAGCGTTGCAGCGTCTGCAATAACACTTACATGTACAATCCATGCAACCGCAATCGTAGGAGCGTTCCAGCTCgtaaatggaaatattGTCACCGTTGCAGAGGATGGAAAGATATGCgtatggactctccaggGAGCATATAAAAGCCCCTCCAAAATCTTTGAAACGTGCGCAAGACCAAAAGTTACCGCGCAGGAACTTGGCAACAGCACAAGCATCGTAAGCAGCATTGGAGAGTATCTAGGACTCAAGTTTACAAGCCAAACACCCAAGGCTGAAAAGTCCACTCCTGAACCATACACACGAGTTTCAGAAGCACAAATTTTCAATCAACAATTTATTGTAACAACAACACCAGACTCCATGGTAGCAATCACACAACTGCCAAATCATACAGTCTTTTAAATAAAATAcagtatttttaaatccaGGCACATGTGCCGTTACtaaaatgtagattttacaattttgtAGCAGGAACTAGAGATCCAGCAGACATGTCGTCGTAATAGTGATCGTTTGTAATTGGACCACCAAAGTAAAAGGATGGGCGAATGTGTCTCATTGGTGTAGTCTTTGCTTCATTCACAATACCTTGACGTTCTCCAGTAATTTTCTGTGCCAAcaagtttccatcctttaccaaAATGTTTCTTGGTTCACCTAAAATGCTCTGTCAGTCCACATTAGCATTACCtttgcaaaaatttgtTACTGTCTCAAATGCCACCGAGTTGTCTTTCACTTCAAATGACATTGTAAAGAATGAACATTCTTCGAGCCTTTTACATCTGTAAATGGGCGTATATGTTAATGTATGGTATATAAAGTGAGCGTATGGAACAGTGGCATGCGCAAGCAATAGTATGAAAAGGGCGTTTATTGCAGAATTTCTCCCTATTTCCAGGAATTACCCATAGATCATTGTATTCACCAAAAAATCATGCGAAAGTCTTGAGAAGTTTCTGGCAGAACAAAGTAATGAGCGATTAGAAATGAGAGTATATTAGGCCATTTCCGTACAGTAACACCGATGGCAGTTCCAGTAGCTCCTGTTGATATACCTCCTGCAGTAATTTTTCCGTACATCGTTTGAAAAAAGGCACTTATCTGCTCACCAATGCCCTGTTGACCAGGAGTGCCTTGCAGAagaatcttagtctcagactctgtatcaggaacctggtcagataagtcagcaGCTGGGacttcctcacgttgaactccatttTGTGCTGGGTCAAGAGTGGCTTTGTGAATTTTCTGGAGAAGTTGAGAGATCTTCtcaccatcttcatcttccccACCTGGATCTAATTGCCTGTCACCATCGTCAAATTCTTTCCAAGTATTAGGATCTTTATCTCTTTGGTACCAACTATTGGATGATCCTAGTATGGATGAAAGGCCAATCAAAAGTGGGATTCCTTTGGCTCCTTTGGGATAGCTATATACAATTACCTGATTAGCATCCTTTGGAAATTTAATTCCTGTCTGTTCCGCTCCTGCATTCTTTAATCTGCTAACATACCTTTCAGAAACATGATGGTAATACGAATAGTCAGTAGTCACAGTGTATATATTGATATTGACATCACATCCTACCGTAAGACATTGGTAGCCATCAGTATCACTCttatttgaaatatcaatcTGGTGAGCTCCATTGTGTCTACAGTTCTGTTTATCAAGCTCTCCCTGGAGATTCAACCAGGTTCCATCGCAAGTTTCCCATTTACTCCTATTCTGATTGAGTTTAAAGTATGTAGGTCCTCTAGATGATTCTAATCCAAGGAGTAGTGGTTTGGTGTGCCCAGAGTCCTCTTTCCAGAAATAAACATGAGCAGAATTGTATGGTGTAGTATATACATTAGAATCTTCAAAAGGTATGCTTGTGCCACCCTTCTTTGTGGATAGGAGTCTTATATTTGACCCTCCGGTAGGAGTATGAGTGAACTTCCTGtagattttatattctgtAGAAGGCCCAGTGACTTGAATTTGAGTATTTTGATTTGTTGGTGGAAGTGAGCTAGTTTCACCATTAGCATAATAAACTCCTTGGACAGTGGTAACATTTAACACTATGAAGTCCTTTAACTTACCATTGAGCTTTGACAGTTTTTCAGTAAGCTTGCTTTCTTGATCAACACCTctatattctttatctGTCCATCCAATTGATGCCGAAAGGGGAATAGTTCTTTCATAGTAGTCATACTTATCACTCCAACTGGTCTTTTCAAGTCCAACTATTAGGGGAAGTGCGTTAGTGAAATCATAGTCCAGATAGTATACAGTGACACTTTTGTTATAGCGGCCTCCACCAGTTACATCTATACCATTCTGTTGTGCTCCATTGTAATATATCCCGCCAATATAATATGATCCGGTTCCAGGCGTGTGAGTGTACCTCTTGTAACCTTGTTCAGGTTTACCATAAACCCTTGCTACTTTAATGGTATTACTACAATTATCTTGGTACTGTCCATCGCTATCAGTTCTACCAATGTCTACATAAACCAGTGTTCTTTCAGACTCAGTACAGGTATGAGTACTAGTCATTtataatctccatttttatccatCACTAGTATAATAAACTAGTCTCTCCACTTATTCCCCTCTATCATACTATCTTCCAATCACCTTTCC
This window encodes:
- a CDS encoding conserved hypothetical protein (encoded by transcript BEWA_012850A), encoding MKHMTYIRRILRPIYGSDHEKYSVEVIDYLPLVKGRRNALFGTNSQDNESFTMVAAILRSKGGKPKSSDNVVFLFWLENYETVVKDFLTSKNKSWESLGFVYSQNADGTSKTLIKHELWSLYHDSTVISASWRKNKDATTSFNKLLLITLTKSYIAHIWKSNAIQESFDICIHVPLHTSLYNLNFQCSWINMACSTFDYNFSDREFIIFYNTTTSKSYSITIEDSVPVLNCTYDDDSDFYIFSGASPSDHPQLYEIYGIDGLLNFQTHVTSEYILGNNEISIPVNIKSIESISICKHTFETGLVTLYTSDSLRPNKISESCPLKVSKWITLKSTNSIGADYDELLGTQIARGLNKILPPITISAVAEGGLDMDFLLSPYDLFLKDENGSADNIIGLVTRYMLHMQIPLYTDIDDEQILTEHFFLDKLLASKHVKNVKVINNRDETLYIALYTNGSFNAITISKCSTDIRVQDIEVDMYPIQAFDVYDSVYFVLFSESKCGLYTWDNFRLKQVVSWVLIPRGEPIYHFSRWCDGKSFCLVSGWAMDPEDEAGIFLYIIEGKCTKWIQVGQNLYDALLGKKFSIPNALDDPSSIESCHLSGFSLYWKRDQVEFQVPLFPSLSSKYREPQSVYHPEFIETLLELGLGGVVCRILDRLTSLYRTLITELKSQTFCSKNSNLHCDCIVFKATHLKSFTRITDEVVADVGNTIKSLYPQSGDLGLSIKPMCPVSTGVGAQVTISELLVYLRAIRLPGLTWEEQFKLIDVIMPLQESLECPKRNIDSALNFMDYKIEDFDHMETSISLVERDTERCRLSANASKLEESAAAVSDMVATGTDSAILNLDNISKFTDDEFCSCKFVQHVKSGRESQDMILWALLCHDDSELLRKVMLHIEGPIPLKKLGVGFWATSQSCIDALCKEIESGFKGIIASRDAGLVVESFDEFGFWSIVRNKTMVYSHVLKAKGFTKLGDFLASDFTLDQNKERAIKNAFALIGKRRYLLACGILVLADKLSDAIDVCFQYLDDPQLALLISRVRGGDVSYVISKMEESMIKNVLLFKMNNTLFSPLDDVKDIKSLIALLYTALRLKLTDAEKVSTCLRSCSMEYFQKGLSLISLILHSINPGITEEWDALFTSACMSHVSRDSLDCNILLELVSGDGTEESVPASSVSLPGGCTSLNIDQQWSTMSILDNFSYLEPSEMDHHLDIDGLELLLDIKKRLGMDMCLKMDIGNMRAIQYSKESIDAAFTEIMRQCIGFFDFGVIPYELLSLVMQTVNQGVVDTPICLVLSISSLLVVVIHHIDLLEQVYTGLHEQLVMLNEMVKVGQGIATDHVTNFLKSLVKTIEPTLFANELVGLSTSFNILVVLEDNSSNFDIHKYFGTCITFALLETILGLFRNWMYKVVNDTDWRGPWMDRLCVSISRYIFNSQSELLKLALNASSSIYPMINLKSDIAKPIDCQIDDQEYHVYDSFISRYIASVYGTEFEKLWRFLHCGFRIFSIFSKCLSQESEIQYNDISDELYMEMKNPFQDTRCVPLMIPLKYIFSKPMIWSNELISAEIFQAREKEHAFSAHCAILDVLRRTKFIALHNSKGKCLSTFYTMPNSTIYDNINSFSAQVMLEPLNPDLYLMILLNSHGRQLASVSGEFLNAVIRETYESIHSFDRKTSSIYARLVRYLSAYCNVHVEQMFSIKKSGVISKVSERLSSIFQSHRTQSIKTGGGPSGGISGHPTWPIYAIVYGESIEGQTPAYSVTLQHSAILARTFAKEMRYPSQYGFGNSSCDWSVFGEIHSILWSGDSLAVFDRNGWLLIYYMKNLYYLGTDGGVTMPPIAFRTHYNASFITWLGDYFIATIGDGINANAMHSEITILDTKIEEKAVRHTLCPEEDFKNFSPADDSIILLKSAGKVDGDQTFKLISEHSVQCICIWDLVDYNKHNVPKIKVLIVDTSQIPQNIFRKKQNASKFTCLLPIKVQVHEYEGVCLEHDILIFDSCGIMRLFSVAASAITLTCTIHATAIVGAFQLVNGNIVTVAEDGKICVWTLQGAYKSPSKIFETCARPKVTAQELGNSTSIVSSIGEYLGLKFTSQTPKAEKSTPEPYTRVSEAQIFNQQFIVTTTPDSMVAITQLPNHTVF